One genomic segment of Vespa crabro chromosome 3, iyVesCrab1.2, whole genome shotgun sequence includes these proteins:
- the LOC124422939 gene encoding MAP kinase-activating death domain protein isoform X2, translating to MATMDIQKKQLCPRLVDYLAIVGARSAPISRQPVQVPELLRRYPVEDHKDFPLPLDMVYFCQPEGCSSVGPKRTALREATSFTFTLTDKDSGKTRYGICVNFYRPIERAGTNARGGISMRRDKYNTTFRRESWRKSMEKSTDSAFSRSSAVGPSDSEKDCSSSRRDSDTSHAPYAPRLGVTAPSGDSESGGSHSPSPRASRRRQRIRNHSLTSLCIISHHPFFSMFRECLFVLKKIIDACNDNSTPQKVGASRQTNRDSVWSVLSGQVLEGTPSIVLHDIREIETWILRLLSSPVPVPTKTRVEIEIVSSIIQPSLCFALPDHTRFSLVDFPLHLPLELLGVEICLKVLTLILLENKIVLQSRDYNALSMSVMAFVTMIYPLEYMFPAIPLLPTCMSCAEQLLLAPTPYIIGIPASFLMYKKNFKMPDDVWLVDLDSNKVTAPPGSADQLPPLPEPEGTILKNHLKQAMQLMDQVGSGTMGSMSASQAIPPDTWSSRLSSQSPSRRESSASQHSQNLSVSTMRHRPSVDYQHGHGQQSPLGGNASQLRRPSLTTAMVSASASGGSSTPSPSSSSPVPGPGTTTGSGTSTTSITAPPFNPFIYGNDVDSVDIATRVAMVRFFNSQNLLANFTEHTRTLRLYPRPVVAFQINSFLRSRPRASQFLNKFARTQAVEFLAEWSLTPSNVAFLRVQTGVFDPAQIGDKSKWYAANLEPIHFKVWDNSSSLANALNALKELESQPTDESGSDSEGAESTSSSYSSLSDFVSEMASSDLSPSYNCPQVSQPQQMALSIDPKNIYNPPSSLQYPGVEEESPARPESPPSTSSSHSDLSSPSFNRDSELELNPNALETSQSTNDKEEGGSFESDSASTITPRTILSAQSSIGQFGVGMGSLGNSLLNDTERTTTPHRTSRVTRYMVPVMPSGTSLQRQPSVGNVLARTSSFGSSTSPLLTRQLSGSMDNETLTAFRQQSSTQDGQKNNAGMPGNGVLRQGSQGSLFEQIATQAKDLVRETTRQSSQDGLLAHMDKLKHQAKEKITEAGEDSLFAPLEQLTQQTKKAVGEATKSVQEASKTAIEASKTAAGVSKNTLDDLTYMGKSTFGDLTKSAKEVATKKGLLKSIGESQQSSPPHTPPSSGITQRRESSNTQLVASDTRSGRRDIGRDFFSNISSDLNGIAAQTSSMFSDLFGNRNSSNRNLTQRSKEKTSTSFGPFPKVSGKTGLVERSSLIKHSSMKANQEEMQRMQNAERSSTNSDNQAFLTDVVTQVLAGEGVGWLKLNRLKKLMEDESYRDLVVTKLNKGLNRKISPDDHIDDVCISKPVYKGMLKCLQAVVHGLAHTYSNFGLGGMASVFQLMEIAHTHYWSKDLSEGGFDSSLLSQASSPFGSKENLKSPQSPNQGELPDISQRLRSSQTQEIPPQVQLEFTHGQQTSDVGQSTTDMFLDMFTKKKKFLCKLTSFDSESGRGGGTGSSEALSTDGGSIITNPAFRQAHQASFRSTVSDSEVEQGNFPRQGKQRTGSVWSSKSSLSTGFRYHGGNLISTTPMSSPETARTYLFEGLLGKERSNLWDQMQFWEDAFLDAVSQERDMLGMDQGAGEMMERYKSLSDSERRRLEHDEDRLLCSLLHNLTAILVMLNVDKNEVKRKVRRLLGKSHIGLIYSQELNQLLDQINNLHGNDIDLKPLTSRQMHRQSFTVHAGVDADGDLRFLEVRHDGLVLRSVNGVIVERWWYERLVNMTYSPKNKVLCLWRRNGGQTQFHKYYTKKCKDLYYCIKDAMEKAAARGRGGNIGIELGGEFPVQDMRTGEGGLLQVCMEGVGLLFANSKDFEFFVRLDHIRKCFTQKDGIFVLEEFNPKTRQVIQRKYRSQMADQICYAVLCVFSYLAAGLEQRKQQPQQQQQQQQQQQQQQQQQQQQHQQQQQQQQLRQQQQKQLRQQQLQQQQQQLKHQHQQLRQQQQQQQQEVHQHVQQQQLRQQQLQQQLRQQQQQQQQQQQQQQQQQQQQQQQQQQQQQQQQQRWQQQQQQMSPRDENIPQVVQGNTNTQFEPFLQQH from the exons ATGGCAACCATGGATATACAAAAGAAGCAACTTTGTCCACGTTTGGTGGACTATCTTGCTATCGTGGGAGCCAGATCGGCTCCGATCTCTCGTCAGCCTGTGcag gTTCCAGAATTGTTGCGCAGATATCCGGTGGAGGATCACAAAGATTTTCCTTTACCTCTGGATATGGTTTATTTTTGTCAACCAGAAGGTTGCAGCAGCGTGGGACCTAAACGCACAGCCTTACGAGAAGCTACGTCTTTCACTTTCACCCTCACGGATAAGGACTCAG gaaAAACACGATATGGCATTTGCGTTAATTTCTATCGACCTATAGAAAGGGCTGGAACAAATGCACGTGGTGGTATTTCAATGAGAAGAGACAAATACAACACCACTTTTAGAAGGGAGAGTTGGAGAAAGAGTATGGAAAAAAGTACAGATTCTGCATTTTCTAG AAGCAGCGCGGTGGGTCCTAGTGATTCTGAAAAAGATTGCTCCAGTAGCAGAAGAGACTCTGACACGTCCCATGCGCCTTACGCACCGAGATTGGGTGTTACAGCACCAAGTGGTGACAGTGAAAGTGGTGGTAGTCATTCTCCTTCACCACGAGCTTCTCGAAGGCGGCAG aggaTTCGAAATCATTCCTTAACATCACTTTGTATCATTTCTCATCATCCATTCTTTTCGATGTTCCGAGAATGTCTTTTCGTTTTGAAGAAAATCATTGATGCATGCAACGATAATTCAACTCCTCAAAAAGTAGGAGCTTCGAGGCAAACTAATAG aGATTCAGTGTGGAGTGTTCTTAGTGGTCAAGTTTTGGAAGGGACTCCGTCCATCGTGTTACACGATATACGGGAGATCGAAACCTGGATCCTGAGATTGCTGAGCAGTCCAGTGCCAGTGCCAACGAAAACGCGTGTAGAAATCGAAATAGTATCATCGATTATACAGCCTTCACTCTGTTTTGCTTTACCTGATCACACAAGATTTTCTTTGGTTGATTTTCCTCTACATTTGCCTCTCGAACTTCTTGGCGTTGAAATATGTTTGAAAGTTCTCACTctcattttattagaaaataag ATCGTATTACAATCACGAGATTATAATGCTTTGTCGATGTCGGTGATGGCATTTGTCACAATGATCTATCCCTTAGAATACATGTTCCCTGCAATACCATTGTTACCAACCTGCATGAGCTGTGCGGAACAACTATTACTGGCTCCAACGCCATATATCATCGGAATACCTGCCtcttttttaatgtataagaaaaatttcaaaatgccGGATGATGTCTGGCTGGTGGATCTCGATAGCAATAAAGTAACTGCACCTCCTGGTTCGGCGGATCAATTACCACCCTTGCCTGAACCGGAAGGTACCATACTAAAGAACCACCTGAAACAG GCAATGCAACTGATGGATCAAGTTGGCTCTGGt aCAATGGGTAGCATGTCCGCTTCGCAAGCTATACCACCAGATACTTGGTCATCACGATTGTCCTCTCAATCTCCAAGCAGAAGAGAAAGTTCAGCATCTCAACATTCTCAGAATTTAAG CGTGTCGACAATGAGGCACAGACCGAGCGTTGATTATCAACATGGTCACGGTCAACAAAGCCCATTAGGTGGCAACGCATCACAGCTACGTCGTCCATCGTTGACAACTGCGATGGTATCAGCTTCAGCATCTGGAGGAAGCAGTACGCCTTCTCCTTCATCATCATCGCCAGTACCTGGACCTGGGACCACAACAGGCAGTGGAACATCAACAACTTCGATTACAGCTCCACCATTTAACCCCTTTATCTACGGTAACGACGTTGATTCGGTCGATATTGCAACACGAGTGGCTATGGTCCGCTTCTTCAACTCCCAAAATCTTTTGGCCAACTTTACTGAGCACACACGCACGCTGAGGCTCTATCCAAGACCCGTAGTCgcatttcaaataaattctttccTCCGTTCGAGACCAAGAGCAAGTCAGTTTCTGAACAAATTTGCGCGCACACAAGCTGTTGAATTTCTCGCCGAGTGGTCACTTACACCTAGTAACGTTGCTTTTTTGAGAGTACAAACCGGTGTCTTTGATCCGGCGCAAATCGGTGATAAGTCAAAATGGTACGCTGCGAATCTTGAGCCAATACATTTCAAAGTTTGGGATAACTCTAGCTCTTTGGCAAACGCCTTAAATGCGCTGAAGGAGTTAGAGAGTCAGCCGACTGACGAGAGTGGTTCGGATTCAGAAGGAGCAGAAAGCACGAGCTCTTCTTACTCTTCTCTCAGTGATTTCGTTTCGGAAATGGCATCGTCGGATTTATCACCAA GCTATAATTGTCCTCAAGTCAGTCAACCTCAACAAATGGCACTTTCGATTGATCCAAAGAACATTTATAATCCACCAAGTTCATTGCAATATCCTGGCGTAGAAGAAGAATCACCGGCACGTCCTGAAAGTCCACCAAGTACATCCTCCAGTCATAGCGATCTCAGCAGTCCGAGTTTCAACAGAGACTCCGAATTGGAGTTGAATCCTAATGCTCTCGAAACATCACAATCTACCAAT GATAAAGAGGAAGGTGGTAGTTTTGAGTCAGACTCTGCATCAACAATAACTCCACGCACAATCCTGAGCGCACAAAGTTCAATAGGCCAGTTTGGAGTGGGCATGGGGTCATTAGGTAACTCCTTGCTCAACGACACTGAACGCACTACCACCCCTCACAGGACTTCACGCGTCACTAGATATATGGTTCCT GTGATGCCCAGTGGAACGAGTCTTCAGAGACAACCAAGCGTTGGGAATGTTTTGGCGCGAACATCCAGTTTTGGATCTAGCACGAGTCCACTTCTAACACGACAGCTTAGTGGTAGTATGGATAATGAAACTCTTACGGCATTTCGTCAGCAATCGAGTACACAGGATGGACAAAAGAACAATGCTGGTATGCCAGGAAATGGTGTTTTGAGACAAGGATCACAGGGTTCGTTGTTTGAACAAATTGCGACTCAAGCAAAGGATCTTGTACGAGAAACGACTAGACAGAGTAGTCAAGATGGACTTCTTGCGCATATGGATAaa TTGAAGCATCAAGCAAAGGAGAAGATAACTGAAGCAGGCGAAGACAGTTTATTTGCGCCATTAGAACAG TTGACACAACAAACGAAGAAGGCTGTAGGCGAAGCTACCAAGTCCGTTCAGGAGGCATCAAAAACAGCTATCGAAGCTAGCAAGACTGCTGCAGGTGTGAGCAAAAACACTTTAGATGATTTAACGTACATGGGTAAAAGTACATTTGGTGATTTAACAAAGAGTGCTAAGGAAGTCGCTACGAAAAAGGGTTTGCTCAAG AGTATTGGAGAGTCACAACAATCTTCACCACCTCATACTCCACCATCTTCTGGTATAACTCAAAGAAGAGAATCATCCAATACTCAATTGGTTGCCTCGGATACTCGTTCTGGACGTAGAGATATCGGGCGTGATTTCTTTAGCAATATTAGTAGCGATTTAAACGGTATCGCTGCTCAAACAAGCAGTATGTTCAGTGATTTATTTG GTAACAGAAATAGTTCTAATCGGAATCTTACACAAAGATCAAAGGAGAAAACTAGTACATCGTTTGGACCCTTTCCTAAAG TTTCAGGAAAAACAGGTCTCGTTGAGCGTTCATCGTTAATAAAGCATTCTTCGATGAAAGCTAATCAAGAAGAGATGCAAAGAATGCAAAATGCAGAACGATCTAGTACAAACAGCGACAATCAAGCATTCTTAACGgat GTGGTAACACAAGTTTTGGCTGGTGAAGGCGTCGGTTGGCTCAAATTGAATAGATTGAAGAAACTTATGGAAGATGAAAGCTATCGAGACTTGGTTGTTACAAAGCTCAACAAAGGGCTCAATAGAAAAATTAGTCCTGATGATCACATTGACGATGTG tgTATCTCCAAACCAGTATATAAAGGAATGCTAAAGTGCCTTCAAGCAGTGGTTCATGGTCTCGCTCATACTTATAGTAATTTCGGATTGGGTGGAATGGCCTCGGTTTTCCAATTGATGGAGATAGCTCATACTCATTATTGGAGTAAAGATCTATCGGAAGGAGGTTTCGATAGTTCACTGTTATCACaa GCATCGAGCCCATTTGGTAGCAAGGAAAATTTGAAGTCTCCACAATCTCCGAATCAAGGTGAACTTCCAGATATATCACAAAGATTAAGAAGTTCTCAAACGCAAG AAATACCACCTCAGGTTCAACTTGAATTCACCCACGGACAACAAACGAGTGACGTTGGGCAATCAACAACGGACATGTTTTTGGATATgttcacgaaaaaaaaaaagtttttgtgCAAACTGACGTCATTCGATTCTGAG AGTGGGCGGGGAGGTGGAACAGGAAGCAGCGAAGCTTTATCCACTGACGGAGGTAGCATTATCACTAATCCTGCTTTTCGGCAAGCACACCAAGCTTCTTTCCGAAGCACTGTGTCTGATAGCGAGGTTGAACAAGGCAAT TTTCCGCGTCAAGGAAAACAACGTACTGGTAGCGTCTGGTCCAGTAAATCATCTTTGAGTACAGGCTTCAGATACCATGGTGGAAATTTAATATCTACGACACCAATGTCTAGTCCTGAAACAGCACGTACTTATCTCTTTGAAG GTCTTTTGGGTAAAGAAAGATCCAATCTTTGGGACCAAATGCAATTCTGGGAGGATGCTTTCCTAGACGCTGTATCGCAAGAACGAGATATGTTGGGCATGGATCAGGGTGCAGGAGAAATGATGGAAAG atataagaGTTTGAGCGATAGCGAAAGACGTCGGTTGGAACACGACGAGGATCGATTGTTATGCTCCCTTTTGCATAATCTCACTGCGATCTTGGTAATGCTAAACGTTGATAAAAACGAGGTGAAACGTAAAGTACGGAGATTACTGGGAAAGAGTCACATCGGTTTGATTTACAGTCAGGAGCTTAATCAGCTTCTCGATCAGATAAACAACCTT CATGGAAACGATATCGATCTAAAGCCATTGACGTCTCGACAAATGCATCGTCAATCGTTCACCGTTCATGCTGGGGTCGATGCTGATGGTGATTTAAGATTCCTCGAAGTTCGTCACGACGGTCTTGTGTTGAGATCGGTAAACGGAGTTATCGTTGAACGTTGGTGGTATGAACGATTGGTAAACATGACCTACAGTCCGAAAAACAAGGTCCTTTGTTTATGGAGACGAAACGGTGGTCAAACacaatttcataaatattatacaaagaag TGCAAAGACCTTTACTACTGTATAAAAGATGCTATGGAAAAAGCCGCTGCTcgtggaagaggaggaaacaTCGGTATCGAGCTGGGAGGTGAATTTCCGGTTCAAGACATGCGTACAGGAGAGGGTGGACTTCTTCAGGTTTGCATGGAAGGTGTTGGTCTTCTCTTCGCGAATAGCAAG GATTTCGAG TTTTTTGTAAGACTCGATCATATCCGCAAGTGCTTTACCCAAAAGGATGGAATCTTTGTTCTGGAAGAATTCA ATCCTAAAACTAGACAAGTAATCCAACGTAAATATAGGTCGCAAATG GCAGATCAAATCTGTTATGCGGTACTCTGTGTATTCTCTTATTTGGCTGCTGGCTTAGAGCAACGTAAACAACAaccacaacaacaacaacaacaacaacaacaacaacaacaacaacaacaacaacaacaacaacaacatcagcagcagcagcaacagcaacaattGCGCCAACAGCAGCAGAAGCAACTACGTCAGCAACAAttgcaacagcagcaacagcaattGAAGCATCAGCATCAGCAATTGcgtcaacaacaacaacaacaacaacaggaGGTACACCAACATGTGCAACAGCAACAATTACGTCAACAACAGCTGCAACAACAGTTACgtcagcaacagcaacaacaacaacaacaacaacaacaacaacaacaacaacaacaacaacaacaacaacaacaacagcaacagcaacaacaacaacaacagagatggcagcagcagcaacagcaaatGTCGCCACGAGATGAAAATATTCCTCAAGTCGTACAGGGAAATACGAATACACAATTTGAACCCTTTCTTCAACAGCACTGA